The Hymenobacter oligotrophus genome has a window encoding:
- a CDS encoding DUF1989 domain-containing protein, whose protein sequence is MDELTVIPPRSGAAFELRKGQRLRVMDLQGEQVSDFVCYNLHDRDEYLSSGRTIDYAETIFLTKGHPFYSNRSNVMFELVEDTVGRHDFLLTPCSADTFRIIYGHEHPHRGCFGNLSEALQPYGISPDAIPICFNIFMHVTVDGETGKVGVLPPKSRAGDYVVIEAKMDLIVGMTACSAEMSNNYAFKPIGYQIEG, encoded by the coding sequence ATGGACGAATTGACCGTAATACCGCCGCGTAGCGGCGCTGCCTTCGAGCTGCGCAAAGGCCAGCGCCTGCGCGTGATGGATTTGCAGGGCGAGCAAGTGTCGGATTTTGTGTGCTACAACCTGCACGACCGCGACGAGTACCTTTCGTCGGGACGTACCATCGACTACGCCGAAACCATCTTTCTCACCAAGGGCCACCCGTTTTACTCGAATCGCAGCAACGTGATGTTTGAGCTGGTGGAGGATACCGTGGGCCGCCACGATTTCCTGCTCACGCCGTGCTCGGCCGATACTTTCCGGATTATTTACGGGCACGAGCACCCGCACCGCGGCTGCTTCGGCAACCTCAGCGAAGCGTTGCAGCCCTACGGCATTAGCCCCGATGCCATCCCGATCTGCTTCAACATCTTCATGCACGTAACCGTGGATGGCGAAACCGGCAAAGTAGGCGTGCTACCGCCCAAAAGCCGCGCCGGCGACTACGTGGTAATCGAAGCCAAGATGGACTTGATTGTGGGTATGACGGCGTGTTCGGCCGAAATGTCGAACAACTACGCCTTCAAGCCCATCGGGTACCAGATAGAGGGCTAG
- the gntA gene encoding guanitoxin biosynthesis heme-dependent pre-guanitoxin N-hydroxylase GntA, producing the protein MSHAEAQAISGEYLAFINNKEFPCVAAKTALTWNQLHCLVVDHLACPKDDADILQFIYDFVDDYRQSEKLYHSAAVVFKGPEETTEAMFEQLFWQRLQSLSNLDARRYGYDPRVVADPTSPDFSFSLKEEAFFVIGLHPGSSRAARRFKYPTMVFNAHQQFEQLRENGRYEYLQQTIRKRDEAFSGSINPMLANFGEASEAHQYTGSLHDDSWKCPFLSQHGRIDRNTAA; encoded by the coding sequence ATGTCTCATGCAGAAGCCCAGGCAATATCAGGGGAATACCTCGCGTTTATAAACAACAAAGAATTCCCTTGCGTAGCGGCCAAAACGGCCCTCACCTGGAATCAACTCCACTGCTTGGTGGTCGACCACTTGGCTTGCCCCAAGGACGATGCCGACATCCTGCAGTTCATATACGATTTCGTAGACGACTACCGCCAGTCGGAAAAGCTGTACCACAGCGCCGCCGTGGTGTTTAAAGGCCCCGAAGAAACCACCGAGGCAATGTTTGAGCAGCTGTTTTGGCAGCGGTTGCAAAGCCTCTCTAACCTCGATGCCCGCCGCTATGGCTACGACCCGCGCGTTGTGGCCGACCCCACCTCGCCCGATTTTAGCTTTAGCTTGAAGGAGGAGGCGTTTTTTGTAATAGGCCTGCACCCCGGCAGCAGCCGCGCCGCCCGCCGCTTTAAGTACCCCACCATGGTATTTAATGCGCACCAGCAATTCGAGCAGCTGCGCGAAAACGGCCGTTACGAGTATTTGCAGCAAACCATTCGTAAGCGCGACGAGGCATTTTCTGGCTCGATAAACCCCATGCTGGCCAACTTTGGCGAGGCCTCGGAAGCCCACCAGTACACCGGCAGCCTGCACGACGATTCCTGGAAATGCCCATTTTTAAGCCAACATGGACGAATTGACCGTAATACCGCCGCGTAG
- a CDS encoding CTP synthase: MPDRHLTSTAATAKYIFVTGGVTSSLGKGIISASLAKLLQARGFRVTIQKFDPYINIDPGTLNPYEHGECYVTDDGAETDLDLGHYERFLNVPTSQANNVTTGRIYDAVIRKEREGAYLGKTVQVVPHITDEIKRRMLLLGQKGEFDVVITEIGGCIGDIESLPFVEAVRQLRWELPPHDSLVIHLTLLPYLAAAKELKTKPTQHSVRDLREAGLQPDILVCRSEHSIPAEMRKKIALFCNVQVNSVIESLDADSIYSVPLLMRKEKLDERVIKKMKLTGGFPDPDLEVWKDFLGRLKNPTEEITVALVGKYVELPDAYKSILEAFVHAGAQNECKVTVRMIQSEHLTPENMEQMLHGADGVLVAPGFGERGFEGKLAAIRYVREAGIPFFGICLGMQCAVVEFARNVLGLQGANSTEMDAETPYPVIGLMADQKNITQKGGTMRLGSYVCELRKGSKAAKAYGRTQIEERHRHRYEFNNEFLQQFEAAGMVASGINPDTGLVEMIELREHPWFVAGQFHPELKSTVQNPHPLFVRFVRAAIQHHKQQVAVA; the protein is encoded by the coding sequence ATGCCAGACCGACACCTCACTTCCACGGCTGCGACGGCCAAGTACATTTTCGTAACGGGCGGAGTTACCTCCTCACTGGGCAAGGGCATCATTTCGGCCTCGTTGGCCAAGTTGCTGCAAGCCCGGGGCTTCCGGGTTACCATCCAGAAGTTCGACCCCTACATCAACATCGACCCGGGCACGCTGAACCCCTACGAACACGGGGAGTGCTACGTAACCGACGACGGCGCCGAAACGGACCTCGACCTAGGGCACTACGAGCGGTTTCTGAACGTACCCACCTCGCAGGCCAACAACGTTACCACCGGCCGCATCTACGATGCCGTAATCCGGAAAGAACGCGAGGGCGCCTACCTGGGCAAAACCGTGCAGGTAGTGCCGCACATCACCGACGAGATTAAGCGGCGCATGCTGTTGCTCGGCCAAAAAGGCGAGTTCGATGTGGTGATTACCGAAATCGGCGGCTGCATCGGCGACATTGAGTCGCTGCCGTTTGTGGAGGCCGTGCGCCAGCTGCGTTGGGAGTTGCCCCCGCACGATTCGCTCGTAATTCACCTCACGCTGCTGCCCTACCTCGCGGCTGCCAAGGAACTCAAAACCAAGCCCACGCAGCACTCGGTGCGCGATTTGCGCGAGGCCGGCCTGCAGCCCGACATTCTGGTGTGCCGCTCCGAGCACTCGATACCGGCCGAGATGCGCAAGAAAATTGCGCTGTTCTGCAACGTGCAGGTAAACTCTGTCATCGAATCGCTCGATGCGGATAGCATCTACTCCGTGCCGCTGCTCATGCGCAAGGAGAAGCTCGACGAGCGGGTTATCAAGAAAATGAAGCTGACCGGAGGCTTCCCCGACCCCGATCTTGAGGTGTGGAAGGATTTCCTAGGTCGGCTGAAGAACCCCACCGAAGAAATTACCGTGGCGCTGGTGGGCAAGTACGTAGAGCTGCCCGACGCATATAAGTCCATCCTGGAAGCGTTTGTGCACGCCGGTGCTCAAAACGAATGCAAGGTGACGGTGCGCATGATTCAGTCGGAGCACCTGACGCCCGAAAACATGGAGCAGATGCTGCACGGCGCCGATGGCGTGCTGGTAGCGCCCGGTTTTGGCGAGCGAGGCTTCGAGGGCAAGCTAGCGGCCATTCGGTACGTACGCGAAGCCGGCATTCCGTTCTTCGGCATCTGCCTGGGCATGCAGTGCGCCGTGGTAGAGTTTGCCCGCAACGTGCTGGGCCTACAGGGTGCCAACTCCACCGAGATGGACGCCGAAACGCCGTACCCGGTAATCGGGCTGATGGCTGACCAAAAGAACATTACCCAAAAGGGCGGCACCATGCGCCTAGGTTCGTACGTGTGCGAATTGCGCAAGGGCTCGAAGGCAGCCAAGGCTTATGGGCGCACGCAAATTGAGGAGCGCCACCGCCACCGCTACGAGTTCAACAACGAGTTTTTGCAGCAGTTTGAGGCCGCTGGCATGGTCGCTTCGGGCATCAACCCCGATACCGGCCTTGTTGAAATGATCGAGCTGCGGGAGCACCCGTGGTTTGTGGCCGGGCAGTTCCATCCCGAGCTGAAGAGCACCGTGCAAAACCCGCACCCGCTGTTCGTGCGGTTTGTGCGCGCGGCCATTCAGCACCACAAGCAGCAAGTGGCGGTAGCGTAG
- a CDS encoding ABC transporter substrate-binding protein, producing the protein MNPLLSPPAFFRRRPHLGRSLVLPVLALLNACGTAEKSADERRVFRYNQPEALTSLDPAFSRNQANIWAVTQLYNGLVELNDSLRPAPALARHYDISPDGRRYTFVLRVGVRFHDSEVFAGGKGRAVTAHDVVYSFRRLLDKTTASPGGWIFRGKVLENGQGEPSDTCFVAANDSTVRVYLKEPFIPFLGILTMPYAYVVPHEAVQRYGKDFREHPVGTGPFVFRRWDEGSAIVYHRNPNYWRRDAKGKQLPYLDAVQISFISDRKSEFLTFQQGKLDFLSGIRAGSRDLILYPNGQLREDFAGKFRFEKVPYLNTEYLGIQQDPTNLRGDADQPALRDRRVRQALNYALNKPELLAYFLNNVGVPGHSGFVPSSLPSFSQQAVPGYLYQPEKARQLLREAGYGPSKPLRLRLSTVADTKEISEYLQKKWAEVGVQVQIDVNQSAAHQEMVDNGRAALFTKSWLGDYPDAENYLALFYGPNFSPAGPNKTHYRNPEFDRLYEQAKLERDDRRRWELYQAMDRLVVRDVPVIPLYYDQVVRLTQNNVHGLTPNPMNQLVLERVWKD; encoded by the coding sequence TTGAACCCTCTTCTCTCCCCTCCCGCGTTCTTCCGCCGCCGCCCGCACCTAGGGCGCAGCCTCGTGCTACCGGTGCTGGCACTGCTGAATGCTTGCGGCACCGCGGAAAAATCGGCCGACGAGCGGCGCGTGTTTCGCTACAACCAGCCCGAGGCGCTTACCTCGCTCGATCCGGCTTTCTCCCGCAATCAGGCCAACATTTGGGCGGTTACCCAGCTCTACAACGGCCTGGTGGAGCTGAACGATTCATTGCGCCCCGCCCCTGCCCTAGCCCGCCACTACGACATTTCGCCCGACGGCCGCCGCTACACCTTTGTGCTGCGCGTGGGGGTGCGCTTCCACGACTCGGAGGTGTTTGCCGGCGGCAAAGGCCGGGCCGTTACGGCGCACGATGTGGTGTACTCGTTCCGGCGCCTGCTCGACAAAACCACGGCCAGCCCCGGCGGCTGGATTTTCCGGGGCAAGGTGCTCGAAAACGGGCAGGGCGAGCCGTCGGACACTTGCTTTGTGGCGGCCAACGACTCCACGGTGCGCGTTTACCTCAAGGAGCCGTTCATTCCTTTCCTGGGTATCCTGACGATGCCCTACGCCTACGTGGTGCCGCACGAGGCCGTGCAACGCTACGGCAAAGACTTTCGGGAGCACCCGGTGGGTACCGGCCCCTTTGTGTTTAGGCGTTGGGACGAAGGCTCGGCCATTGTGTACCACCGCAACCCCAACTACTGGCGCCGCGATGCCAAGGGCAAGCAACTCCCTTACCTCGATGCGGTGCAGATCAGCTTTATTTCCGACCGCAAATCGGAGTTCCTGACGTTTCAGCAGGGCAAGCTCGATTTCCTGTCGGGCATCCGGGCTGGCTCGCGCGACCTGATTTTGTACCCCAACGGCCAGCTGCGCGAAGACTTTGCGGGCAAGTTCCGCTTCGAAAAGGTGCCGTACCTGAACACCGAGTACCTAGGCATTCAGCAAGACCCCACCAACCTGCGCGGCGACGCCGACCAGCCCGCCCTGCGCGACCGGCGCGTGCGGCAGGCCCTCAATTACGCCCTCAACAAACCCGAGCTGCTGGCTTATTTTCTGAACAACGTGGGCGTGCCGGGCCACTCGGGCTTTGTGCCTTCGTCGCTGCCGTCGTTTAGCCAGCAAGCCGTGCCGGGCTACCTGTATCAGCCCGAAAAAGCCCGGCAATTGCTGCGCGAAGCGGGTTACGGCCCCAGCAAGCCGCTGCGCCTGCGCCTGAGCACCGTGGCCGATACTAAGGAAATAAGTGAGTACCTGCAGAAGAAGTGGGCCGAGGTGGGCGTGCAGGTGCAGATTGATGTAAATCAATCGGCGGCGCATCAGGAAATGGTCGACAACGGCCGCGCCGCACTGTTTACCAAGTCGTGGCTCGGCGACTACCCCGACGCCGAAAATTACCTGGCCTTGTTCTACGGCCCCAACTTCTCGCCGGCCGGGCCCAACAAAACGCACTACCGCAACCCCGAATTCGACCGCCTGTACGAGCAAGCCAAATTGGAGCGCGACGACCGCCGCCGTTGGGAGCTGTACCAAGCCATGGACCGCCTCGTGGTGCGCGATGTACCCGTTATTCCGCTGTACTACGACCAAGTGGTGCGCCTTACGCAAAACAACGTGCACGGCCTCACGCCCAACCCCATGAACCAACTGGTGCTGGAGCGCGTCTGGAAGGACTGA
- a CDS encoding ParA family protein → MGKIIAVANQKGGVGKTTSSINLAASLAALEYRTLLVDADPQANATSGVGFDPKDIQHSIYECMVDGINAQDIILQTNILPHLDLMPSHIDLVGAEVEMINLPNREEKMKQALAALTDQYDFIIIDCSPSLGLITVNALTAANSVIIPVQCEYFALEGLGKLLNTIKIIQSRLNPQLEIEGILLTMYDVRLRLSNQVVEEVKLHFQQLVFDTIIPRNVKLSESPSFGIPVILHDAESKGSISYLNLAREIVEKNSVTQDGAAYAEGDAA, encoded by the coding sequence ATGGGTAAAATTATTGCGGTAGCAAACCAGAAAGGCGGCGTGGGCAAAACCACCTCGTCCATCAACCTCGCGGCGTCGTTGGCTGCGCTGGAATACCGCACCCTGCTGGTAGATGCCGATCCGCAGGCCAACGCCACCTCCGGCGTCGGCTTCGATCCAAAAGACATCCAACACAGCATTTACGAGTGCATGGTCGACGGCATCAATGCCCAGGACATCATCCTGCAGACCAATATTCTGCCTCACCTCGATCTGATGCCTTCGCACATCGACCTGGTGGGCGCCGAAGTGGAGATGATCAACCTGCCCAACCGCGAGGAGAAGATGAAGCAGGCGCTGGCGGCGCTGACCGACCAGTACGACTTCATCATCATCGACTGCTCGCCTTCCCTAGGTCTGATCACAGTAAACGCCCTTACGGCAGCCAATTCGGTAATCATTCCGGTGCAGTGCGAGTACTTCGCTCTGGAGGGTCTGGGCAAGCTACTGAATACCATCAAGATCATTCAAAGCCGCCTCAACCCGCAGCTCGAAATTGAGGGCATTTTGCTGACGATGTACGACGTGCGCCTGCGCCTCTCCAACCAAGTGGTAGAGGAGGTGAAACTGCACTTCCAGCAGTTGGTGTTCGATACCATCATCCCGCGCAACGTAAAACTTTCGGAGTCGCCGAGCTTTGGTATTCCGGTTATTCTGCACGATGCCGAAAGCAAAGGCTCGATCAGCTACCTGAACTTGGCCCGCGAAATCGTGGAGAAGAACTCCGTAACGCAAGACGGCGCCGCGTACGCCGAAGGCGACGCCGCCTAG
- a CDS encoding T9SS type A sorting domain-containing protein, with the protein MKHALLSFLLLIGQGGYFSGSASGQNLIQNGTFNSYPTTSATGNELPPGTDLGGWSSGLGYAGTGMYPPDTKISVQTGAVVYYYNMVRQGSFPGDAAHRVPPANTWLYSNGNVSGLPMTVWIQRVNVKPNTDYLFSFYTSNAISSERDLKSDPVLRVEVDGKPVGKDMQVYDEADPRSGHNGRDGWDRRVVHFQTGPATTNIELKIIDLANDSNGDDLALTALDLHQATKEEIARTTGPTGLALFPNPAVRATRLDLRTLPLGKYEITFVDAVGRWIRSEQHIGGEMQAIDLRDLPVGTYLVRVRGANTNHTLRLLKE; encoded by the coding sequence ATGAAGCACGCTTTACTGTCATTTCTCCTGTTGATAGGACAGGGGGGATACTTCAGCGGTTCGGCTTCGGGGCAAAACCTGATCCAGAACGGCACTTTTAACAGCTACCCCACAACCTCGGCCACTGGCAACGAGTTGCCGCCCGGTACCGACCTAGGCGGCTGGAGCAGCGGCTTGGGCTACGCTGGCACCGGCATGTACCCGCCCGACACCAAAATATCAGTGCAAACCGGCGCTGTGGTGTATTACTACAACATGGTGCGCCAAGGCAGCTTCCCCGGCGACGCGGCCCACCGCGTGCCGCCCGCCAACACCTGGCTGTACTCCAACGGCAACGTTAGCGGCTTGCCCATGACGGTTTGGATTCAGCGCGTGAACGTGAAGCCCAACACCGACTACCTCTTCTCGTTTTACACTTCCAACGCCATCAGCTCGGAGCGCGACCTGAAGTCGGACCCGGTGCTGCGAGTCGAGGTCGACGGCAAGCCCGTGGGCAAGGACATGCAGGTGTACGACGAAGCCGACCCCCGCTCGGGCCACAACGGCCGCGACGGTTGGGACCGTCGCGTGGTGCATTTTCAAACTGGGCCCGCCACCACCAACATCGAGCTGAAGATTATTGACCTTGCCAACGACAGCAACGGCGACGACTTGGCCCTGACGGCCCTGGACCTGCACCAGGCCACCAAAGAGGAAATTGCCCGAACCACGGGCCCTACCGGGCTGGCATTGTTTCCGAACCCCGCCGTGCGCGCCACCCGGCTTGATTTGCGCACCCTGCCATTGGGCAAGTACGAGATAACGTTTGTTGATGCCGTGGGGCGCTGGATACGTTCCGAGCAGCACATAGGCGGCGAAATGCAGGCCATTGATCTGCGCGACTTGCCGGTAGGTACCTACCTTGTGCGGGTGCGGGGCGCCAACACCAACCACACCCTGCGCCTGCTGAAAGAGTAA
- the yidC gene encoding membrane protein insertase YidC, which yields MDRNQATGLMLMSAMLLVYLFFFSPKKEEQAQQPAKPAAAAAAARPDTATAVARPDSATLVRNLGAFAAAAQGAEQSVELRNNKVTVSLSTRGGRPQVVLLNDEKTYFGTPLYLLDKQSGGIDVQVPAADGRKVKLSSLNFRPSAVQPVTEGNKQGQRVQMVAELAPGQQILQTYTLYNDSYQLAYNLKFQGLNGLVTAEPLTLTWLDKVRQTEKSAKQNRSHTTINYYLAEDDLGSIAEASEDPEEQVAPGPVKWIGHKHDFFTAGLIADKEFASGKFNSNVNTADSTFLKTLQSTVQIPAADVQSASGASFQYYFGPNSFPILKKVAPNFERNVYLGWGVFRYVNRFLVIPVFNFLEQYISSYGLIIVLLVVIIKLALWPLVYKSYLSQAKMRVLKPEIDQIKEKFGDDQMAVQQETMKLYQSTGASPLSGCLPMLATLPILFALFQFFPNAIELRGESFLWAQDLSTYDDPIKLPFMVPFLGNHISLFTLLMTISTLLMTWQSNQMNPAAMQGPMKFYSYLMPLIFFFVLNDFPAGLTWYYFVSNIVTFAQQAITRTFVDEDKLHAQLQANKEKNKDKKPGGFQARLADAMKAAQERETETRKQSKKK from the coding sequence ATGGATAGAAATCAGGCCACCGGCCTCATGCTCATGTCGGCCATGCTGCTGGTTTACCTGTTCTTCTTCTCGCCGAAGAAGGAGGAACAAGCCCAGCAGCCCGCCAAGCCAGCAGCTGCCGCCGCCGCAGCCCGCCCCGATACCGCCACCGCCGTTGCCCGGCCCGACTCGGCCACGCTGGTGCGCAACCTAGGTGCGTTTGCCGCTGCCGCCCAAGGCGCCGAGCAAAGCGTGGAGTTGCGCAACAACAAGGTTACCGTTTCGCTGAGTACCCGCGGCGGCCGCCCGCAAGTGGTGCTGCTCAACGACGAAAAGACGTACTTCGGTACCCCGCTGTACCTGCTCGATAAGCAGAGCGGCGGCATTGATGTGCAGGTACCCGCCGCCGACGGCCGCAAGGTGAAGCTCTCGAGCCTCAACTTCCGCCCCTCGGCTGTGCAGCCCGTAACCGAAGGCAACAAGCAAGGCCAGCGCGTGCAGATGGTAGCCGAACTGGCTCCGGGCCAGCAGATTCTGCAAACCTACACGCTCTACAACGACTCGTACCAGCTGGCCTACAACCTGAAGTTTCAGGGCCTGAATGGTTTGGTTACGGCCGAGCCGCTGACGCTGACCTGGCTCGACAAAGTGCGCCAGACGGAGAAAAGCGCCAAGCAGAACCGCAGCCACACCACCATCAACTACTACCTGGCCGAAGACGACCTAGGCTCGATTGCCGAGGCCAGCGAAGACCCCGAGGAGCAGGTGGCGCCCGGCCCCGTCAAATGGATCGGCCACAAGCACGACTTCTTCACGGCCGGCCTGATTGCCGACAAGGAGTTTGCCAGCGGCAAGTTCAACTCGAACGTTAACACCGCCGACAGCACTTTCCTGAAGACGCTGCAAAGCACCGTGCAAATTCCGGCCGCCGATGTGCAGTCGGCCAGCGGGGCCAGCTTCCAGTACTACTTCGGCCCGAACTCTTTCCCCATCCTCAAGAAAGTGGCGCCCAACTTCGAGCGCAACGTGTACCTGGGCTGGGGCGTGTTTCGCTACGTCAACCGTTTCCTGGTTATTCCGGTCTTCAACTTTCTTGAGCAGTACATCAGCTCGTATGGATTGATCATCGTGCTGCTGGTGGTTATCATCAAGCTGGCCCTGTGGCCGCTGGTGTACAAGTCGTACCTCTCGCAGGCCAAAATGCGCGTGCTGAAGCCCGAGATTGACCAGATCAAGGAAAAGTTCGGCGACGATCAGATGGCCGTGCAGCAGGAAACCATGAAGCTGTACCAGAGCACCGGCGCCAGCCCCCTGAGTGGCTGCTTGCCTATGCTGGCTACGCTGCCCATCCTGTTCGCGCTGTTCCAGTTCTTCCCCAACGCCATTGAGCTGCGCGGCGAGTCGTTTTTGTGGGCGCAGGACCTGAGCACTTACGACGACCCGATTAAGCTGCCGTTTATGGTGCCTTTCTTGGGCAACCACATCAGTTTGTTCACGCTGCTGATGACCATCTCGACGCTGCTGATGACCTGGCAGAGCAACCAGATGAACCCGGCTGCCATGCAGGGCCCGATGAAGTTCTACAGCTACCTCATGCCGCTAATCTTCTTCTTCGTACTGAACGACTTTCCGGCGGGCCTCACGTGGTACTACTTCGTGTCGAACATCGTGACGTTTGCGCAGCAAGCCATTACCCGCACCTTCGTCGACGAAGACAAGCTGCACGCCCAACTGCAAGCCAACAAGGAGAAAAACAAAGACAAGAAACCCGGCGGCTTCCAGGCTCGCCTCGCCGATGCAATGAAGGCGGCGCAGGAGCGCGAAACCGAAACGCGCAAGCAGTCGAAGAAGAAATAA
- a CDS encoding metal-dependent hydrolase translates to MELTYYGHSCFGLHVGGSRLLFDPFIRPNALAKDVQVDQIEADFILLSHGHFDHVSEVEEIGKRTNAPLVGMFEVLSWFEQKGLQAPYKMNIGGRAQLPFGTVKMVPAVHSSSMPDGSYGGVAGGFVLETNEGNLYFAGDTALTYEMKLIGERTKLDVALLPIGDNFTMGIDDALQAAQWLGVKRVVGMHYDTFPPIKLDHEAAQRKAQQAGVELLLLSIGQTINL, encoded by the coding sequence ATGGAACTTACCTACTACGGACACTCCTGCTTTGGTCTGCACGTGGGGGGCTCGCGCCTCCTGTTCGACCCGTTTATCCGCCCCAACGCGTTGGCCAAGGATGTACAGGTAGATCAAATCGAAGCCGATTTTATCCTGCTCTCGCACGGCCACTTCGACCACGTGTCGGAGGTTGAGGAAATAGGCAAGCGCACCAACGCGCCGCTAGTAGGCATGTTTGAGGTGCTCAGCTGGTTTGAGCAAAAAGGCCTGCAGGCGCCGTACAAAATGAACATTGGCGGGCGGGCGCAGCTGCCCTTCGGCACCGTGAAGATGGTTCCGGCCGTTCACAGCTCCTCGATGCCCGATGGCTCGTACGGCGGTGTAGCGGGCGGCTTTGTGCTCGAAACAAACGAAGGCAACCTGTACTTCGCCGGCGACACGGCCCTGACGTACGAAATGAAGCTCATCGGCGAGCGGACCAAGCTCGATGTAGCGCTGCTGCCCATTGGCGACAATTTCACCATGGGCATCGACGATGCCCTGCAGGCGGCCCAGTGGCTGGGCGTGAAGCGCGTGGTAGGCATGCACTACGACACCTTCCCGCCGATTAAGCTCGATCACGAAGCTGCGCAACGCAAGGCACAGCAGGCCGGCGTAGAGCTGCTGCTGCTGAGCATCGGGCAAACGATTAATCTGTAA
- a CDS encoding DUF6438 domain-containing protein: protein MRATLLTLGLGLLIGALPACTVNYYVATPAAAPAPAPGPQPGYDYDYPVPGPVATGPTGPGRGPAYPPPTAPPRVPPVRSTPPPVRTTPPPVRNTPPVRTPPPPVRNNPAPTTPPPAQAPSGPATPPPTQTPPVRPPRPPRPRVDETSPNPAPPTQPPGSGTQPLPTGPHKPANPNTPPTGSTVPAPAPQPPALPTAPPKRAEVPPVIATESPAPPVKPDVDPGQPPRPAPHTSDTGVTPGPGRTTEAEPVPTALPIESSPQVPTGPTTRLPVESEPSAENAPVPQSNTPVLVFRKTPCLGRCPHYEASIFADGRVRYIGYQNVAKSGTHELHLPAEVVKTMLSRAAGVGFGDLQTQYLSGASDMPSTFLTLNAPGKPSKTVQVEEGGPAELVALLNYISAELARVGAGDVVLDR, encoded by the coding sequence ATGCGTGCAACTTTACTTACGTTGGGCCTAGGTTTGCTGATTGGCGCGCTGCCCGCCTGCACCGTAAACTACTACGTGGCCACCCCAGCTGCCGCTCCGGCACCAGCCCCTGGCCCACAGCCCGGCTACGACTACGATTACCCTGTGCCCGGCCCGGTAGCCACGGGCCCGACTGGCCCCGGTAGAGGCCCTGCCTACCCACCGCCCACGGCACCACCTAGGGTGCCGCCCGTGCGCAGCACGCCTCCGCCGGTGCGCACCACGCCGCCACCCGTCCGGAATACGCCGCCCGTCAGAACTCCACCGCCCCCGGTGCGCAACAACCCGGCCCCAACCACTCCGCCGCCTGCGCAGGCGCCGAGTGGCCCCGCTACGCCGCCGCCTACCCAAACGCCGCCGGTGCGTCCGCCTCGTCCGCCGCGGCCCAGGGTAGACGAAACCAGCCCCAACCCCGCGCCACCCACCCAACCTCCGGGCAGCGGTACGCAGCCCCTGCCTACCGGCCCGCACAAGCCAGCTAACCCCAACACGCCACCCACAGGCAGTACTGTGCCTGCGCCGGCACCGCAACCGCCCGCGCTGCCCACGGCTCCGCCAAAACGGGCCGAGGTACCACCAGTTATTGCAACCGAAAGCCCGGCACCTCCGGTCAAACCCGATGTGGACCCTGGCCAGCCCCCGCGCCCCGCGCCCCACACCTCCGATACCGGCGTAACCCCGGGCCCAGGGCGCACAACCGAGGCAGAGCCCGTGCCGACGGCATTACCCATCGAGAGCAGCCCGCAGGTGCCCACGGGCCCCACCACGCGCCTGCCCGTTGAGTCGGAACCTTCGGCCGAAAACGCTCCGGTACCGCAAAGCAACACGCCGGTGTTGGTGTTCCGCAAAACGCCATGCCTGGGTAGGTGCCCGCACTACGAGGCCAGCATTTTTGCCGATGGCCGGGTGCGGTACATCGGCTACCAAAACGTGGCTAAAAGCGGTACGCACGAGCTGCACCTGCCCGCCGAGGTGGTGAAAACAATGCTGAGCCGCGCGGCCGGGGTAGGGTTCGGCGATTTGCAGACGCAATACCTAAGCGGAGCCAGCGACATGCCCTCTACTTTCCTTACCCTCAATGCGCCGGGCAAGCCCAGCAAAACGGTGCAGGTAGAGGAAGGCGGCCCCGCTGAGTTGGTTGCCCTGCTTAATTACATAAGCGCCGAGCTGGCCCGCGTGGGCGCCGGCGACGTAGTGCTCGACCGCTAA